Part of the Anopheles gambiae chromosome 3, idAnoGambNW_F1_1, whole genome shotgun sequence genome is shown below.
TCTTTTTTCGTTGCCTCCATTTCTTCCTACCGGCGACCGATGGGGAGCGAATTGTGCGACTTCCTCCAGGCTTTTTTTAATGGATGGTTTGAAGCAATGAGAGCTGACGACCGTCGGAAAAGACGCAGTGTGATGTGGAAGGTTCCTGGGGTCAAAAAGTGAAAGTATCACATTTGCTGTCGGCCCAAACGAATCACTCATCCATGATATGTCTGTACTTTCCGCTGGGAAGGGGGTTTTTATTGTGTGCCAAAGAAGCTTTTTTGCCCCTGGAGGGAACTATATTAGTCACCAAGCGCTCTGGTGGCTCTTTCGCGTCATCAGAATTAATCAGAAccacagaaaacaaaataaagtaaTAATTGAACCATAAAATTTGACGCAACAAACATTAAATGGAGAGCTTAAACACACTCTCAAAGCCTACGCACGAAGGAGGGAAGGGAATAGAAACCGCTTACTAATCCGCTCCACCTTCCCCCCGTGTTGTAACTATGGGAACAATGGAGCAAGCGCAAAGCTTTTGGAATTACGCAACTGCCGGCAAGCGTTGCTCACGCTGCTGCAACACAACCGGTCTGCTCTTATGCGGCTACAGTGGGGAGCAGTGCAGATGGGACGAAAGCACTTGAACTTTTCATGTACTACATGCTTTTTTCGTTGCTTATTTGATGgttaatttccctttttcttctctctcttcaaCTCTCTTCCTACAGTAAACTAATCTCATCATGCCAGTGCCGGAGCTCCAGAAACCCGCGCCCGCATTCAGCGGTACCGCCGTCGTGAACGGTGAGTTCAAGGAAATCCGCCTGTCGGACTACCTCGGCAAGTACGTGGTGCTGTTCTTCTACCCGCTCGACTTTACCTTCGTCTGCCCGACGGAGATCGTCGCCTTCTCCGACCGGGCGGACGAGTTCCACGAGAAGAAATGCCAGGTGATCGCCTGCTCGACGGACAGCCACTTCACCCATCTGGCGTGGATCAACACGCCCCGCAAGCAGGGTGGGCTGGGCGAGCTGAAGATCCCGCTGCTGGCGGACAAGTCGATGAAGATCGCGCGCGACTACGGCGTGCTGCAGGAGGAGTCGGGCGTCCCGTTCCGCGGCCTGTTCATCATCGACGACAAGGGCAACCTGCGCCAGGTGACGGTGAACGATCTGCCGGTCGGACGCAGCGTGGACGAGACGCTGCGCCTGGTGGAGGCGTTCCGCTACACCGATGAGTTCGGCGAGGTGTGCCCGGCCAACTGGAAGCCCGGCAGCAAGACGATGGTGGCCGATCCGCACAAATCGAAGGATTACTTCAATGCCGTCAACTAAAAGGATGTTTGTGGGGAATACGTTGAGCCGAACAAGAACAGAAGaatctttcacacacacatacattctttCCGCGTGATATCATCTACTTTACGGGAATACATCATCGCCCTCTGACCGCggcattaaattaaaaatcatcatcCAGAGAAGAGGAGGCTAATCGCACAGGTTGAACCTGCGAGAAGGAGAAAATGCTCTTTTAATGAGAAGAATAACACGAGGATCAAAACAGAAACTGTTTAGATGTTTAAAATATCATCAACCCCCCCTCCATGAGCTGAGAGcaataaaatggaaataaagtattgatttttattttgtataatATATGTGTTAGGGGTTAGTTTGAATTGCACACACCACGCTACGCGTATCCACTAAATAATCGGTCACATTGCGAAATTAGGTCCCCGACACGTCCGCGATAAGAACTATTCATGCTGGTGGTCACGTTTTGTGGGCTTGATAGCGCGACAGTCTCTTATCCGATAAGCGTCACAAAAATTCGAGAGACTTCTTCCGGAAGCCAAAGGTCCTACCCAGGTTGTTTTCGTCAGAACGGTGCATTTGTATCGATTTGACAAATTTAATCATGCTTTTCGCGCGCTGCTGTTGCACGGTCTGGCCGTTCCTTTGCTTCCGTTGTGTTCAACGATGTCCACACGCGCGCCTCATTAGCATTCCTTTCCATATGGAATATGCAAACGATGACATCGCTACAAAAGTGCACTTCATTATGAGCGATTCTGTCGTTAGCACACCGGGTCACTCTCGAATACACATGAGCGAACCATTAGAAGTACGCCAAGCGCGGCGAGGATTGACAAACTACTCAATTAGTAAGTGGCCTAATGGGCCTAAGGGGTTGACAGTGAAACACCATAGCGTGTGTATCTTGTTTGAAACAACACTCAAGAAATAATTGAAACACATTTCATTATGATGTGATGGGAtggtgatgggaaaaatgaaatcggaatcgattccggctagctccaaaGTTTTCAGGATTTGATTTCGGATAGTAGGTCTGGAATTCGATTACTGAATCTATTCCGGAATAGGCtacagaatcggctccgaaatcggttctggaatcgaaatcggatccagaattggaattggctccgaaaccAGATCCGTCTTCGAAATCGAAGTCGGTTTTGGCATCTACATAAGAATGAATAGGcatttgggtccaatgatgctatgtattgatagccgcaaagaatcaaaatttactagtaaacgatccattctgatgtagattcccggactgatttcgcttctgataCTTCTTAATTCagttcaagaactgattctcattccggagctaattcgaTTTATGGAGTCCATCCTGATTACGTTACGTTGATTACAATACCGGAACAAATTGCGATTCTCAGGTCGcttccaattccggaaccgattctgattccaggATCGATTCCGGCTTCGAATTcaaaatcggaatcgattccagcatcggaatcgattccagcatcggaatcggctccgcaattgaacacggaatcggaatcgggtaggtacgattccgagctcccatcactagttcaaACAATAGACGATCGGGACGATTTGCTAATCCATCTCACCCGTTTTGTACCAAATGCCTGATAATTAGCGGTTCGCCCAATTATTCGCATTCCTGGCGAGTGTCTTCCTCCTTCAATAACCTCTCACATTGGGCTTTAAGCGGAGAGCAAGCCACGCAAGAATGATATGTAATGAGCCACGAGACAATCACCTGTGTCTACCGGTCAG
Proteins encoded:
- the LOC1269440 gene encoding peroxiredoxin 2; amino-acid sequence: MPVPELQKPAPAFSGTAVVNGEFKEIRLSDYLGKYVVLFFYPLDFTFVCPTEIVAFSDRADEFHEKKCQVIACSTDSHFTHLAWINTPRKQGGLGELKIPLLADKSMKIARDYGVLQEESGVPFRGLFIIDDKGNLRQVTVNDLPVGRSVDETLRLVEAFRYTDEFGEVCPANWKPGSKTMVADPHKSKDYFNAVN